The Scomber japonicus isolate fScoJap1 chromosome 12, fScoJap1.pri, whole genome shotgun sequence sequence GTTAAGTGATAAGCCCACCCCTTGTTATTATTGAAGGTAGGAGCAAGTTATGTGTTGGATGGCCTTattgctgggttttttttttgttcaagaGGTGAAAGTTTCTCTCTTGAAATAAGTTCTGAACCCATGCAATGGCTCATGCGTTGAGAAAGGATTACGTAGGCATGAGAGTTTACAACTCTTTCTTGGTTTTGAGAGTTCAACGCCCAACTCGCTGGGTAATTCCTCGGTTAGGAGGTGGAGTTCCCTCCTTTGAATAGATTCTGGACCCAGGCGAGGGGCGTGGCCTGATGTCAGGAGTCATCATCAGTGTCGTCTATCAGAACTTTGGTGTCACGGGTCTTGGACCTGGGAAGGGAAAGGGAGAATGTGTTTAGAGTATGTCGTTGTACAGCACGGCTTAGATTGATGATGCTCAGTAATAAACGCCCACCTCATCATGTGTTTTGTAACTACAGTCAATATGAGTGTAGTTACAAAACTTACAGAAAACCCTGAGAAGGGGTACTGTGCTTTGGGTCCATTTTAGTTACAACTAAGTAATTAATGAAAGGAAGTGAAAAGCACAGTTTTGATTTTATTGTATGACAAACACAATGACAATGGCGACAAAGCAACACAAAGAATAACAAAGCAATTTATATGATGAAGGATCGTAGATTCTTCACTGTTCCTTCATCTGTTCACATGTTAAGACTCACTGTGAAGCGAGTCGTGGTCTACGTAGACTCATGCTGTAGCTCCTCTTCCAGCTCTTCTTGCCCTGCCGGTTCCTGACTCCGTCCTCCTGGTCCATCATCTGCTCCAGCAGGGTCTGGTCGTCGGCATTGAGCGGAGCCACGCTGATGTCTCTGACAGCCCTGAACTCACCACAGTTATTCAGGTGCTCATTCTCCAGTCGGAAGAAGTTCCACACAAAACGCCTGGGAGGGAGAAACACACTTCACTGTCAACGGCCAATTTGTGATTGCTGTGATTCAAACATTTTTATGCTTTAACTTCAACGTCCTCATGTCAGCCAATCACCATCACATACTAGATTTGAGAAAAATCTTACATCATCAGTTTAAATATGTTATGTTCAATAATAATTGTGTATACCTAAAGACCTCCAATGGGGCCAGTACAGTCGACAGTATGTCCGAGATGCCATGGTAACTGTTGAGTGCGCCGAGGGAGACGGTTAAAGTCCACGAAAAGCGCAACAGTACATCCTCCACTATGGCACTGTAGTAATAAGCCtggagaaaacaggaaggacacAACGGCTGTCAACACATCATCACAGGAATTATATCCTCAGGAACTCATACTGAAAGGGTCAAACTAGTATTTACTGCGATCAGTCAACACACAGAGGTTCCAAAATACCTTATGTGGGTAGACTATCTCCTCTCGTAGGAAGGTATTCTCTCCTGCATTGCGGTCAAACAGGCCCCAGTCCATCTTCAGATCCCAGATCAGCGTGTAGCACGAGCTGACCACTAAACAGCTGATGTACAAGTAGAAGAAGATCTGGGTATCAGGGTCAGATCCTTCTGAAGAGGGAGCAGATAGAGATAGGGGAGTGATGTTAGACAGCTGGTACAAAATCAGATTTATGTAAAGTCTCTGTTACATGTCatgtccctctctcttccctttttttcctgtttctgtgtctaCTATCAGCAATATAGCGGACAACATATGTGGAATAAAGCATTGTATTCTAGATGCTATtctatgcaacatttgtaatttacatttaaaacctcCTGAAAAAGAATTACAGCCTTTAAGGTGCTGGAAGGCTCTATGTTAAATCTTTTGTGCAAGAAGTGTGCAGTGTGTGACATTAGCTAACACCCAATGAAAGACTGAAAGTAGAGCGATTGcaattatttgttatttgtttattcagAAAGTTTATAAGCCTGGTTCTCTCTGTGCTTGCAATTTGAGAATTTATGGCAATTGTGGAATAAGAGTGTCAGTTAATAAACACTTTGTATTTCAGCTTATTGTGGCTTTCATAATGTCTTTTCAgatgatgtactgtatatcaaaATGAAGCCGTAACTATGTACCTTTTTCTTTATGTGTGCTGTAGAGGGCAGCAAAGGTAACAACAAAGAAGGAAGTGGAGTATTTCCCAGCATTAACCAGATGAGGAAAGGCCCGTTTGGTGTCACGGTAACGGCGCAGACACTGGACGAATCGGAACCAAGCAGGAAGACACTTGATGACGGCACGGACGCCGTAGGAGTAGGAGTTACACACGTCTTTACCTGAGCAGAGATAATACTTTACAGTCAAAGGGTTCACAACTTGGAAGAAATACAATGTTTCACACACAGTGGCTGTTTTAAgctgtatcttttttttctacaattCTCACCTTCACCCTTGATGAGTCCATCGTTTTGCGTCCAGTCCAGTTCAAAACTGTAGAAACAGATCATGTACTCCAGATCCATCAGAACCACCACCAGAGAGTTCAACTGGTCTGCCAGCCAGAAGTCTGCGAAGCCCACACGGTGAAACGGAGCCGTCACCACTCGAAActgtggaggaggagacagagattCTCATGAGATTCTCTTCAGATAGATAAtctaacatactgtacactcacacaaaagtaaaaaaataaaagttaccAGGAGTTTGAGCAGCCAGAAGCGTGACTTATAGTAGCAGGTCTTGAAGGGgttgatgaggaagaggaggaagaagccgTAGAGAGCCAGAGGGTTGGCCTGCATCGGCACCATGATGCTTTCGCTGAATAGGCAGGACAGCAGGCTGACGCACCACAGCACGCCCAGCAGACCTGcaatctgaacacacacacacacacacacacacaccacataaaTCACATAAGCTGAGgggaaatacacacataaatatccAGCTTTGACTTTCATGCGGGTGCTGGTACCTCAAACAGATGTTGGTGGGACAGGTTGTTTCTGGGGTTGAGTTCAAATATGAGTACGTGGTTGACTCCTGCCTGCCTCCAGCCGTACGTGTTGATGCCTGGAAGATAGAAACAAAGAACAGGAGGGGTTTTTATACCCTTATTTGAAGAGGATGCCCTTTAGATGTATATGGTTGAGGCTTccttcaagtgtgtgtgtgtgtgtgtgtgtgtgtgtgtgtgtgtgtgtgtgtgtgtataaatattaCATTGGGTAAATGGAAGTGTAATTTatataatgttaatgttttgtaACAGATGATGGGGAATGATTATGTTTGCAAAGCTTCCTCTTCTAAAAGTGAATGACCGGATAAAGTGCACTCCCAAAATAGcaagtgagcatgtgtgtgtgcgtgtgcatgcgtACCTAACAGGAAGAGGAATTCTATTAACAGGAAGCCTCCTCTGTAGATTCTGACCATGGGCCAAATATCAGTATTTTGTTTCACCACAGCTCCTattgagagagggagggagagagagagagagagagagagagagagagagagagtttgatagaaggaaagagacacagtactaaaatgagacaaaaagtgTAACAACATAGTTCATTTTTTTAGGATTCATAGGAAAGATGTGTTTAAATCTCAACTGGAAAATGGATCAAATTAGAAAcaatttgaaaatatattttggaaACTTCCAATGACTCTACAATTATGTATCCGTTCCAAGGAATTATAGGAAACAATGGGGACACATAAAAGTAAAGTGTCACTCTTTCCCAAGAGCcagtgatttattttcttcttcctgaAACATCTGTTCTGTGTTGTGCTTATTATAGAGATATATTTTGGTCTGGACACACAGACAATCAAAATCCAGGAAGTGAAAACTGAGTCATTTGATGATTATAAAGTTTCACAGCAgttcgagtgtgtgtgtgtgtgtgtgtgtgtgttacctgtaaTGATCACAGTGACCATTAAGACGAGGAACACTCCACAGTAAAGTCCGACTCTAAAGGTGGTCCAAGCAGGAGCCGGCTGcaagaaacaaacaacactgTTAAGACCTCAGAGCAGGATAACATGAACATACAGACTGTAAAACCATTCATTCTTTATTATTCAGAAATGATAACAGTTTACTTCCatgatcacacagcacacagaAGCAAATTGAGCAGTTATGCAGCAGGCACAGCAACAGTAACCTCATTAATGatttataatcaataatagGATGGGTCAGGTAACTCACACACTATGACAATACAAGCTGTTAATAGGGACTGTGTTGCTGCTGACCTATAACAACCTCTGCTTTCACACTAATTAAATCAAcagctgttttcctgttttgttttcttgcacttatttttatttcatgtacAAACCAGAAAAGACAACGTGACTCTTTCATTCTGTGACTTTAAACTGAAAATCAAATAACACTTTCTTCTTCATATTGCAATTTTAGTTTgtctaaaacaaaacagagtattataaagcactttgactTGATTCAGTGTTTGGAAATAAACCTGCTTGTCTTACCTTTCTGTTTCAATTAAGGATTAGGATGGGAAAGTTGAGAAAAAGAGTTTCATTTTGTGATAAGGAGAGCAGAGGTTTCTGTTGAGGACTTGTCCACAATCCATCATGCCATAAAGCAAATCTAATAGTGATTACGTGTAAAGATTCAATTTATACTGCATCTAAACACTGAGGCAAATACTCAAAGATCATGGCTGTCTGCAGTTAAATCAACCATTTGATGAACACAACGTTGGATTTTGTGCTGTAAAGGTGGCAGCAGAGGATAGGAAGTTTATTATAAGTATCTatcagtaagtgtgtgtgtgtgtgtgtgtgtgtgtgtgtgtgtttgtgtgtctgacctgTGCTGCTCCCAGAGGAGGTACTCTCAGCCTCTTCATGGCCCTCTGCCTGTCACCTCCTTCCAACTCTGTTGTGACCAGTGCCTGAAAGAGAAGAGACAAGATATGTTCTTTATGATGGACCATGTTAAACCTTCTTTAGCAGTACTGTTCTTAAATAAAATGCCAACGCTGCACCAAtaaatcaatgtgtgtgtgtgtgtgtgtgtgtgtgtgtgtgtgtgtgtgtgtatacctcaGTCTCAGAAATGAGCTGTGTGATTTTCTTGCATGTGTAAAAAGGAGCCACTTCAACATGGGCCACCCTCCAGTCGGCCCCCCTCGACGTCTCCAAAATCTTATCATGCTTCTTCAGGATCTTTCTGAAACCTGTGAAGTTCAGGttctacagagagagagagacagacagagagagagagacagagagagacagagagagagagagagagagagagagacagagacagagagagagagagagagagagagagagagagagagagagagagagacagacagacagagagacagatagacagacagacagacaggcagagagagagagagagaaagaggagattaatgaaggatgaaagaaacaaAGCTGTCAAACACAGCTGATGATGTGAAAAGGCTTCTCCACATGTGGTACATCTGTGTTGAATAAAGTAGATTGGATGCAGGCTGAACAAGCATTATCACCCTGCTCTAACTCTACTGACACATCAAAATAATCACATCCAGTTACAAAAcattcattatcatcattattattattatcatcatcaacatcatcatcatcatcatctattaTTTCTAACTGCATCTGTTTATTTGCATCTGTTTTGTCACTTGTGAGCAGCAGGAAAGCTGTAAAGAGCACATTTAACACCTTATAAAGTTGGTGAACAATGACTTAGTGTACAAACAGGTTATTATTTATAAAGAGTTGGCCAACACACACaattgcacacacacgcacacatcaacattagcatttatttgaaGTCTTGGTTCTGGATTGGTTACCTGATGAACATGAGcttaatattcactctccttttagctcagCTTTGCTTTTTGTATGTGAGTTGTATACATGCTGCAGGAGAAAATGTTAATGTACATGTTCTGATTTAATGTATAGGCACAGGCCACAGTGCGTTAGTTAATGGCTTAGCCTAACCTGACCAggctcacttaaggtggactACCCTTTAAGGTGGACCACCTTTTCTCATTTTAGTGTAAGTTTCAGAGAACTGAGAAATGTGTGCCTGCTGAGTCCTCCCCCCATAAAAAGCCCTGAATGTTGGATGGATAATGTCAGATCATGTATTATTAGTaccaaaacaagaaaatacaatatgaattgATCACTCTGATTGATTTGTGAGGTTTGTAGCTGTTCTGTATTAGTTGGCGAGGCATCAGTACAGTGACCTAGATCTGATTGATATCATCGTGGTTGTGATCATGCTGAAATTACTATGTAAAGTTCAATTCTGCATTTGCTTCATAACACTTGTGGTTTACACACAGGCATGTAGGTGTAAAATCATCTGGAGAAAAGGTCAGAGTTGTAAAATTATAAAAAGCATCAGTTTCTATGATTTTTATTCTGGATTTACATCATTTACATGTTCGTAGGTGGGTAGGTTCTGCTgaatattacagtgtgtgtgtgtgtgtgtgtgtgcgtgtgttgtgGTTTGACAGTGTTATGAGTTAGAGATTAAGGACTGCAACATTTTATGCAAATCTGTTGGGTACAAAGAGTTGATATACACAGTGTGTTTAATCACTCTGTTGTTATGACGGTTCAtggaataaaaatgttaaaatgttcttttcttctttgcctttctttgtttcttatACTTGTTCATCCTACAAAGATTTAAGGATCTCAGGGGGGAAACTGAGAAAAAGATGATGAGAAAATCTGTTACTGTGAGAttaggtaggtgtgtgtgtgtgtgtgtgtgtgtgtgtgtgtgtgagaatgtgcaCCTGATAGTTCTGCAGCAGTATGAGGCTGAGGTAGAACTCGGAGAAGGCCAGCTGCAGGTCTTTTATGTTTCGGTGTTTGCATCTCTCCTGCTGCGACAGGGCGAACaccgtcttcctcctcctcaggccCCGCCCGTTCGCCATGCTCTCCCTCTGGGCGTCCAACGATGACTGCAGCTCGTTCTGCAGCGTGGCAAATCGACGCTGAGCCTCAGCCAGCTTTTCTGCAGGAGGATGATTTTCACAGATAGAAAGCTAGAGCACAACAATACGCACAAACGGAGCAGCTATGTGGAAATAAATGCTTTCTAGTATAGTGGCATAGTGTTTCAACAAGAATCAGACTATTTGTGGtggtggctgtgtgtgtgttttaaatgtgtatgatTTAAGCATCTCTTTATTAAAAATGCTgcagtaaaagaaaataagtcTTTGCGTGCTTATGGTCAACACAACTGTTCCTCTCAAGTGAAGATGGTGTGATGTACTGGAGGGTaaaagctcagagagagaggtgagaggaggGTGTTGGTGTGcagcaggggagggggggggtgagtgtGCAGGTGTGTCTGCGCCTGTTGGGagtatatgagagagagagagagagagagagacagagagagagagacagagacagagacagagagagagagagagagagagagagagagagagagagagagagagagagagagagagagagagagagagagagagagcaagagcaaGAGCAAAAGAGGGAGAGACTGCACAGctccaaaaatagaaaatcaatCTGTGGCAGCCAAAGTTTTATTGGCACGCGTCActacaaataaattaatgtatGGGAAACCCttgtagcgtgtgtgtgtgtataaagtgaACTGGTATTAGGGGCTCAGGCTatttggaagattggtggttcaatTCCCCGCCTCtgcatgtcaatgtgtccttgggcaagagacttataaccccaaattgctcccgatggctgaACCAATGGTCTGTGAATATGtgagtgaatgggtgaatgtgacatgtagagTAAAAGAGGAAGTACAGTCCTTTTACCATTTATCGTAGTCATTACCTGAGTAGAAGGTGTTGATCTTGGCCAGTTCCTTTTCACACGTCTGGAAGAACTTCTCTTCAAACTTTGCGTAGTACCTCTTGACCGTATCCTcgtctgtgactgtgacaagAGACACAATTTCTATTAGGGAATGTTCCAGAACAGAGTGAAGACTACGTGTCTCACAGCACTGATTAAACCACCTTAAAAAAGGACATGATGGTAAGTGAACAGAAGGGCAGAAAGgatagaaaagagagagaggatagaaaAAGCAGACAGTGTAGTGTTCTGctctgaccagcaggtggagtagtgagacagcagcacagaatttatttcagctttttctGGAGTTTTCTGTGGATTTTTTAACCCTCATACTACAACTGgaatttgatattttacattaGTGTAACCAGGCAGAGATAAATCccttttagtttttatgaggtttatttttatcttattacatttgatcCAATACTAATATGATAAAGGTTCCTCTCTGAGTACAGTGTAGAGCAGATGGGTCCAAACTGTTCCATaagggttcatgtggctgcaggttttcatacCAACCAAGCAGCAGCACACTAGgattgactcatttaatcaactcaTCACAGTCTTCAGATATTAGATTGGTCGAATTGTGTGATCTTGAtaggttggaacaaaaacctccAAGCACCaagccctttatggaatagtttggacatgcctgctgTAGAGATTTGACAGCTGAAATGTCATTTAGTTGCTAACACTTTCAAATCAAATCCAATTTTCTCCAATTTTCCTCATTTAAAGGCAGCGAGTTGACAAGATAGAATATGGCTCACTGTAAATTGCAAAACTCTGAAAAGACTAAACCTAGAATACAAAAGGTTTAATGGACACTGAGACTGTATTTGATATAAAGATCaactaaaaatgaattaataaactgaccaaaaaacactgacattttaagAGAAGGTGCACTCTTTCCTTGCCATACTTGTCAATCATCTATGTTTACAACTTTAGTTAGCTGTCAAACTTCAAGGCTATCATCATGTGAACTGATCGAGCATGTCCAAGAACATCTGTACAGCTGCTTCTTCATGAATTATCCAGTCAGCCaatagaggaggaggataaaggaAGATAAAGTTAAAAGTGAAATTATGCTTTGCTGTCGACTTCCTGACTCacttttaaaaagatgagagaaaaagagagatggagcgCGAATGAGTgcgggagcagtgaatgagaaataaaacatcattttctgATTGATTGGCGATGGTTACGTTCAAATAAACAATCATCAAACGCTCGGCAGATGATTTCCTGTGGAGACAGAGCGCTCgctttctgtttcattttcctcctctctaattctccttttcatttcattcattacagtccggctctgtgtgtgtagtggaCAGGTGGCTCGtggaagcagacaggaagagcgagttctattctctctctctctctctctgctctatCTTAACAAGTACATCTCTGCACATCTCTCAGTATTGTCTCACTTCTTGACAAAATACTTTATCATCAAGGTTGTCCAAACACACTGAAATCTTGTTATTATAAATTCTGTTCTATTGTCCCAATCTACTCTGgccagctgtggctcaggaggtacaatgggtcgtccactaatcggATGatcggtggtttgattcccCGTTCCTCCAAGCCACATGTGGAAgggtccttgggcaagatactgaaccttGTATTGCTACCCGATGACTCTTCAGATCCAATAAGAACCTAATTTTATATTTGCCATACTTGATCCATATCCATAAGTAAAGGAAAACAGCACAATCTAAAGGGAAAATCATTGTATGTGTTAAGTATACAATGacataaaaaaaccccaaacaaacaaacaaagaaaaagcagagtcactgtcattttgtttctgttgtgtcAGTGAAAATATGGCCAGACTTGTTGGAACTGAAAGGCTACATCAGCTAACTACTCTTTACAACTGCGGTGAGCACAAAAGCATCTTGGGATTGGCAACAACAGCAGGAGACCGCAATTCCAGCATGAATCCACGTAGACCCAACCTTGTCTTGTGTCAACAGTCCAGCCCATTGCTTCTGGTGTTTTTAAATGGGTGCTGGAATTGCTTTTTTGGCACGCTTTGAGCTCCTTTATTACTGATCAATCGTGGTTTGAATACCACAGTTTTGTCTTGAGTATTGTTGCTGACCGTGTGCATCCCTTTATGGGCACGATTTACGGGTCTAGTCTTGTAATGGCTGTTTCCAGCATGATGATGCACCGTGACACAAAGTAAAAGTGATCTCAAACTGGTTTTATGAGGATGACAATGAGTGTCATCACGCCTGAATCCTGCACAACACTTTTGGGATTAAAAGAAGCCTTTAACtcacttttgtcattttgttgtcATCTTCACCCTGATGcaataaaatgttgattttatacattatatttattctgtttaagctattatttttacttttatttaccACCTTATATTATACGTAGGTATGTGTTTGAAATGCCTATATgttattttataacttttatgTGGGCATATGTATGAGAAGccacttttactgttttttatgtAAGGTTGTTAGTATAAAGATTTACAGCTTATTGgccagacttggctgtgtgatgatggtacagtCACAGATGGTACGGTCTGgattgtaatgtaattagttacttttaaaagtaacatttCCCAACACTGGTCAGCAGCACAAAATTCCTTGGTGTTCACATCACAGAGGATCTGTCCTATAGTCCCTGAACATCACACACATGGTCAAGAAAGCACAGTAGAGGATGCGCTTCCTCACCACCATCTATATACGATAAGCTGCATCTCTTCCtggtatggggggggggggttgagaaGGTCATTGTGGGTCTCACTCCCTGCCATTGGGGACATTTACACAGACAGATGTACTCCCCCCATGGACTGTTCGATCTCCTGTCGTCTGGAAGGAGATATCGATCCATCAAATCAAGAACAACCAGAAAGTGCTTTTTCCCCACAAGCCATAAGACTCTTAAATGCGTCACACTGCACTTTTGCACATCTAAACAACAGCTATCTTTCAAATGATTTCTATTGTCATCTAAAAAAGGACCGTTTCCAACATCTTGAATCCATGCCACGAAGAACTGAGGCTGTTTTGAGAGCAAATACTGGGAGGCCTGCCCAGTATCGGTATGGTATTTCTCATAAAGTGCTGGCTGAGTGTGTGTAACACTCTGCAGTGTTATCTCTGATATGTCTATAAATCAAGAACCAGTTCTTCATCAGGTTtgaatgcaaaaacaaaaaatttgAAATGCATCAAAGAAAGTACAGCCACAGTCCTATTCTGTACCATGAAGAGAGACAGCAGCTCAGTGTCTAGAACtggaaataattattatttttagtagCCATTAATCTGACCAAACAAGCTATGTCAAGACATCACCTTGgcctttattttcttgattagtAGATTCATCTTTTTGTCtagaaaatataagaaaattacaaaaaatacactATCTAAAAAATGACCATCATAATACTCCCATGCTCAGATGTACTATTTCAATGTACATATGGGCATGCCAGTACTGTTTGAAGATATGCTTCAAAAAGTTGGAATTTATCCTTTAAACgattaataaatcatta is a genomic window containing:
- the LOC128369393 gene encoding xenotropic and polytropic retrovirus receptor 1 homolog, producing MKFTEHLSAHITPEWRKQYIQYEAFKEMLYAAQDQAPSIEVTDEDTVKRYYAKFEEKFFQTCEKELAKINTFYSEKLAEAQRRFATLQNELQSSLDAQRESMANGRGLRRRKTVFALSQQERCKHRNIKDLQLAFSEFYLSLILLQNYQNLNFTGFRKILKKHDKILETSRGADWRVAHVEVAPFYTCKKITQLISETEALVTTELEGGDRQRAMKRLRVPPLGAAQPAPAWTTFRVGLYCGVFLVLMVTVIITGAVVKQNTDIWPMVRIYRGGFLLIEFLFLLGINTYGWRQAGVNHVLIFELNPRNNLSHQHLFEIAGLLGVLWCVSLLSCLFSESIMVPMQANPLALYGFFLLFLINPFKTCYYKSRFWLLKLLFRVVTAPFHRVGFADFWLADQLNSLVVVLMDLEYMICFYSFELDWTQNDGLIKGEGKDVCNSYSYGVRAVIKCLPAWFRFVQCLRRYRDTKRAFPHLVNAGKYSTSFFVVTFAALYSTHKEKGSDPDTQIFFYLYISCLVVSSCYTLIWDLKMDWGLFDRNAGENTFLREEIVYPHKAYYYSAIVEDVLLRFSWTLTVSLGALNSYHGISDILSTVLAPLEVFRRFVWNFFRLENEHLNNCGEFRAVRDISVAPLNADDQTLLEQMMDQEDGVRNRQGKKSWKRSYSMSLRRPRLASQSKTRDTKVLIDDTDDDS